The genomic interval GAAGCTTACATCCTTCGGTTGTGGAACGTTGTGCCATATGAAACCTTTAGAGGAAGACCAAATGGTGATGTAAACCGTTCTACCACCTTCGGGGGAGAATGGGACGTACTCTCGTGGAAGGATTTCTGCAAAGCCTACAGCGATAAACATATCCCAGACGTCCTCACGGCTGAAGGAACCACCTAGTTCAAACTTTCCGGCAATATTGATACTGGCGCCAAACGCAATACCTTCCGTATGAGATCGTTCCGTGTCAACCTTCACAAATACAGGCTCATAATAAGCATTGGCGACGTACGTAATGTCGTAACACATCGTTAAAGTAATGCCTCTGACggaaaaaagataaataaattgaagattaaaaaatatataaacctataaaatataaaatatcatcCTAATTGTAAAAATGTCGCTGTAACAAATTTAATTATGAAAAAGTTCAGTCGAATCTATATAAATCTCAAAGTTATTTTGTGTGCATGGAAACATGTTTGTTctcttaaaaaaataaatgagaGAGGAAACTACAGAgtttaaatttatcaaattaatgGTAGTTTGAATTATTTGCTTTCTATAATAAAAGAACAATTTATAGAAAATCATTCAGTGCTAGTTCAAATTTCCGTCAATTCTGCTATAAATGCAGGGATCTGCAGCTTCTGACGTAGAACGACGAATGACTTGCACTATAATACACTATAATGCACTATAATACATCCTTGTTTAATCTAAAGTTTATGTAACAGGGCCTGCATGCTGGTTTACTTGACAAACCTTTGATGCATATTTTCCGCAACCCCAGCTAATACATGATTAACGAGATATAGGGTTGCGTGGCCAGTAATATGCTAAGCACAGAACCAAATAACGAGAGCCCGGGCAAAGTTCGTCGTCGCCGGATGCTAAtgaaaccatggaggtaaaacagacctccatgatgaAACACGATGAAGGACAATACCAAATACAATCGCTCCGATATGTTTgagaaaaatatgttttttttttagctgagACCTACAAATGTTTTGATGTTGAGAATGAGTTTGATGCTGCAAATGTCTTCAGTCCTGTTGCgttttttctttaactttttttttttataggaatGAGTTTGATAACCCGATCGAAGTTGATTCTGCTATTGTCTTATGTTCAGTTTACATTTTGGATTACAATTGTTACTGTTCGTGTGAGAGTATTTCGTTTCATACTACTGAGATTTAGTCTCATGCAGTcatgatgtatttttttttttaatgttcctATTTTAGATTCCGGCTAGTGAACGTAGGCCTACACCAAGCACGTCGTGAAATAATATTGGTCACTATATCACATATATACTTGATGCTATGACTTACGATATCTTACTGTGTGACTGCATGTGATAATGTAGACCCTGGTTTACACATATAACTCATAAACGAAAGCCGCCGAAAGGAAAATGCCCTTCAAAGAGTAACTTTCTAAAACTGTTTCTATTCGCATACATTCAAATGAGACGCACAAAGAAAGAACTCTATCAAAACGTGACAGTTCGCAGCTGTTCATGTACTGTGAATAAAACATTTATCTAGAATCGAACAAAGTAAAAACCCCAGATGATTGCATTGCATCATTGTAATAGCAATTTACCCACGCATGGCAGCACAGTATACACACTCactttacaaaaacatgtttttctttttacaaataCCGTATCGACTCATCGATTCAATGTGAAACTAGTACTTACCCGCATATCAGTAATGCATGTAGTAAATGCATGATAGAAACACTGATCGACTGATGTCTAGTATCTTGGAGTCCAGAATAAACGTCAGACCAGATGTGCCAAAATATCGCTGACGAAAAGGTAACACTGACGATGGTGCAGAATAGATCTGTCTTAAGGAATGCTAGGGAAGGCGAAGCAAGGTAAGGTAAAAAAATAAGTTATTACAACTCGTGGAAGGGTGACTGTATATGTACAATTAGTTTTGAATATGATGCAGACAGTTAAAATAAAGGTTGCATTCATGTACATCTTCTCGATTTTAGATAGGCTGAGGCTCATGAGAGTAACGGGATTTGTTGGTCTTTTACACAAACTACCGTATTTGGTCAGCCTTCTCAAATGCAACACAGAACACAATACTTTGCCTCGAATAAGATGTTCACAATACGTGTCACCACTAGTATTACTAATTTGTCGAGGAcatatggtgtttaatttaattGTTCATATGAATTTAAAAGAATATATTTTGATTAAGAGTTTTCGTTTTACTATAAGCtataatatatatcaagaataaaatcattaattgttaattgtcacaatgacgttttttttttttttttttgattttattttttttttctctaaattcttTTGTTGCAAAATACCAAATTGTTTTATGCAGACACTAACCTCCAATGAGATGTCAGTATAGTTGCATGTTAAAAGTTAAACATTTAATGCAGTACCTTTGTCAATTAACAGTCAAATAACAGTCAAATAACAGTAACACTGGATATCTTTGACAGAATAACCGGGGGACAAAAACCCTAAACTAATAAATTTGTGGACTTAAAATGATCCTTTACACAAAGATCAGAAGATTGGTTTCTAATATTAAACCAAACGAAATCAGATCACCGTTATTACATGACAGAGAACATACCGATACAAAACTCCAAGGaagaaaatttatatatagACCACTTCCCAGGGGgttaggaagcttccaaaaagtgaggggggcacaacatcagaggggcactttctcattccacaaccaacactcgttatgctataaaccgatatacacaccggccatatcacttaactATATGATGTATTAGTATGCTATcgatactattatggtgcacgtgaatacttaaaataaaatattaaaattaacaaaggcttaagatatctaagagacagttcttcatcaaaggggcacattttatttgccagtagggcacatttgctgtttcggaaaaaagtgggggcacgtgccacagtgcccccccccctcccgctccTACCCCATGCCACTTCCTTTCAAGactgtatgtaaacttttgtgtTGATATGTCATAATAGTCTAACCAATAAAACATTTGACTACTAGTAATAAGGAAGAGTTAACAAACACACTCATAATTAAATTTGATCTGTTCTACAATAACATGTGGTGTATCATTGTTACTTGCATTGCAAAGCTTGGTCTTTATAGAGCATATTTAACAGTTCTTCTTATCCACACGTAACTTCACATATACATTACGTGGAATATATTTGACTACTAGTACATGTCTAATATTTAATTTTACCTATTGTTCATATATTAAACTTTAAATTACTCTAACATTCAAAGTTTGTATTTGCCTTAAAGTGTGGAAAATTGATCACTAATTATAATTGATCATTAATTATAAGTCAGCTTTAATTATAATTGATCACTAACTATAAATAAGCTTTAATTATATTCATCATTAATTTATAAGTAAGCATTACTTAAACTTGATCATTAATTATTAGTAATGTTACGAGgacccattgtagcctaacgctagtcactgctagtgagaaacctaatatataatgtggagagtaattgaaattgcctacgtgataaatcagtatttgagaaattaggtcgggttaccgtgacagaatgttataatacacgattgttctggtatattccttatgatgcaggggcgtatccaggggggcgcaacaggcgcgcgcccccctcctattggccgtcaccaaaaaaaaaaaagtttagcaaaaaaaaaaaaaattgatgacgacctttatgtgagatgtcggtgatcgctcaacccccccccccctccctcccgtatgctttattttttgtttgccaaaaaagggttctggcgaagttcggcggcataatagttttagaaacatagatggtaattgtgtttgtattatcactataaacactaagtgacatgccagccatactaaattgtgcattttgtgtccatatttacaggaaatgttgcttattattaaggtcgaaaaatggatcacatatggtcatgggcggcgatcctgggtggagggcggatatatcccccccatgaaaatgggtggaggggatgtaatgcaccatatcccccccccccccctagcttcatttctcgcctaccataaacgcagtgcgatcttttcaaataaagcgtctttataaagcaaaaatagttgactgtaggcttcattggccctataaca from Apostichopus japonicus isolate 1M-3 chromosome 19, ASM3797524v1, whole genome shotgun sequence carries:
- the LOC139960287 gene encoding uncharacterized protein, translated to MHLLHALLICGGITLTMCYDITYVANAYYEPVFVKVDTERSHTEGIAFGASINIAGKFELGGSFSREDVWDMFIAVGFAEILPREYVPFSPEGGRTVYITIWSSSKGFIWHNVPQPKDVSFIVKTNGAVVKSNGKNAFTDRHGNNLKPSVAELEAAAASGAISNLGAKFYMLPLQMLFVVFAFVQHF